The Pan paniscus chromosome 3, NHGRI_mPanPan1-v2.0_pri, whole genome shotgun sequence genome includes a window with the following:
- the LOC130541472 gene encoding uncharacterized protein LOC130541472, giving the protein MVTAGARRAGARRLREVEATRDRAGPRERGSPGPRVPPFRPGRGWGRRRKRIPKQDRAEAQSSQAAASGGHRGDPRRLYLGLQIPGAPVKIWQGHPAPPPPCTTALRAPCHCEGYLSSHTPPRWPENVGLEIRLWQMVLLPPPNVSMHQRP; this is encoded by the coding sequence ATGGTGACGGCGGGAGCGCGGCGAGCCGGGGCGCGGCGGCTGCGGGAGGTGGAGGCGACCCGGGACAGGGCCGGTCCCAGGGAGAGGGGATCCCCCGGGCCGCGCGTTCCGCCGTTCAGGCCAGGtagggggtggggaaggaggaggaagaggatcccGAAGCAAGACAGAGCTGAGGCTCAGAGTTCTCAGGCAGCAGCTTCTGGAGGACACCGTGGAGACCCAAGGCGGCTTTATTTGGGTCTGCAAATACCCGGGGCCCCGGTTAAGATTTGGCAGGGCCACCCCGCTCCTCCCCCGCCTTGCACGACCGCACTCCGCGCGCCTTGTCACTGCGAGGGCTACCTGTCCTCGCACACTCCTCCGCGATGGCCAGAAAACGTGGGACTCGAGATAAGACTCTGGCAGATGGTACTCCTCCCTCCGCCTAACGTATCAATGCACCAACGCCCCTGA